The DNA segment GATCTTCAATCACTAGGATACGAAATCTATGTTTTTCCAGCCAAAAGAAAGGGATATAGCGGAACAATGTCTATGACCAGAATTCATCCAATTTCAGTTTCTTATGGGCTAGGAAAGGAAGAATATGACAGCGAAGGAAGAGTTATAATCCTAGAGTACCCAGCGTATTATGTAATTAACACTTATTTCCCTAACGCTGGAGAAGGATTAAAGAGATTAGATTTTAAGCTATCTTTCAATAGAGACTTTGAAAAATTTGTGACATCTCTTAAAAAACCTTGTATTATCTGCGGAGATTTTAATGTAGCTCATCAAGAAATAGATATTGCCAGACCTAAAGATAACATAAATCACGCAGGGTTCACGCCTCAAGAAAGAGAATGGTTTTCTCATTTCTTATCTTTGGGTTACGTAGATACCTATAGAATGTTTGTCAAAGAAGGTGGCCATTATAGCTGGTGGTCCTATAGATTTCATGCTAGAGAAAAGAACATAGGTTGGAGGATAGATTACTGCGTAGTTTCTCAATCCCTCAAGGACAGAGTAATTAAAGCGGACATACTTGAAAAGGTAATGGGATCTGATCACGCTCCAATATTATTGGAAATACAATAACTTTTTATATCCGATATCGAAATCGATAATTAATGAGAGTAGCAATCCCAGTAACTAAAGGGAGAGTTGACGGTCCCGGTGAAGGAGAGGAAGTGCTAATCTACGAAATTGACGGAGATGAAGTAAAACTTGTTGAAAAATATGAGAATCCCGCACTAAAGGCTACCGCTGCGAGAGGAGCTCATATGTTAAAGTCAGCACTGGATAAAGGAGTTGACGCGGTGATAGTTGCTGAAATAGGCCCACCTGGAGTTAGATTACTTAAAGGTAAAGCAAAGATCTTCCTGGCAGAAGGATTAACTGTCGAAGAAGCTTTAGAGAAGCTAAAGAAAGGAGAACTACAAGAAACTGATAAACCAACACACGACGAGCACCATCACGGGTTTTAAAAATTTTTATACGTTAAACTTTTTTTACTCAAAAAATGTTTTATCTTATGGCAAAGATCTTCGTTATTTCAACCGCAGGAAAAGATGATATTAATAGAGCAACGATGGCAATAAATTTTGCACTAGGAGCGAGGAAAAATGCAGGAGCTACAGTTGCATTTATGTTCCTCGGAAGAGGAGTAGAAACTTTATTAAGAGAAGCTGCAAACGCACCACAAATGAAGAAGATGATAGAAGAAATGATTAATGCAGGAATTGACGTGAGTTATTGCGGTATTTCGTTGAAAAACTTAGGTTTAAACAAGGATTTAATATTCGACGGAATAAGGGAAGTAATGGGCGGTGTAGAAACTGCAAAAAGAATTGACGAAGGTTATGCTGTAGTAAGCTTCTGATGAAGAGCTCAGCTCACTCAGAAGAGATGAAGAAAGCTAAATAACTGATTAATTTTTTCCTCCTTATCTTATTATTAATTTATAATCTCCTTTAGATATAATTCTCTCATGACAAGAAAAATCTTAATGCATGTAGGCCCTGAAACAATAGATTACGACGTGCTTTTAGGAGGAGTTAAAGGAGATGTAGGATTTACATCTAAGGAATTCGTTGATGCAATGTCGTTTTCCCTAAAGTTCTTAAGGAAACTAATGGGAGTAAGCGAAAGTTATCAGCCATTCATAATTCCAGGTGGCGGAACTTCTGCAATGGAAAGTGTAACCTCTTTACTCAGAAAAGGGGATAAGGTCTTAGTAGTATCTAACGGAGTTTTCGGCAATCGTTGGATAGACATTTTTTCTAGATATCCGGTTAATGTAAAGGCGTTAAAGGCAAAAGCCGGATACTATGTTAAACCAGAGGAAATTGAAGAGGAAGTTAAGAAAGATAATTATACAATGGTCACAATGACTCACGTAGAGACTAGTACTGGAGTTAGAGAGCCTATTGCTGAAGTTACTAAAAGAATAAGGGATTACGTAGATCTCATAGTAGTAGACGGAGTTGCAAGCGTGGGAGGAGAAGAAGTTAGAGCAGAAGACTGGAAAGTTGACGTGTTTCTAACAGCCAGCCAGAAAGCAATAGGCACTCCGCCTGGAGCAGGCTTGCTCGTAGTTTCAGAGAACGCTACAAAAAGATTAGGTGAGGATAGCGTTGCGGGTTATTATCTTAACTTGAAGAACTGGCTAGGAGTCATGCAGTCAATGGAGAAAGGTAAGGCTTCCTATTTCTCAACACTACCAGTTCATTTAATTTTAATGATAAAGAAAGCATTCGAACTAATAGAGACTGAAGGTATTGAAAATAGAATAAGAAGGCATGAAATTGTCTCTTCTGCAGTAAGAAAAGGGATAGAAGCTTTAGGTTTAGAAATAGTGGCAAAAACTCCAGAAGCTTATAGCAATACTGTAACCGGGGTAATGCTGAAAAAAGCTAATCCTAATGATTTACTTTCAATGTCCTTAGCTGAAGGAATAGAATTCGCCCCCGGCGTTCACCCAGATTTGGCAGGAAAATATTTTAGAATAGGACACATGGGATGGGTTAACATTAACGACGTAATATCAGCAATAGCAGTAATTGAAAGAGTACTTAGCAAATTAGGAGAGCCAATAAACTTTGGAGAAGGCGTTAAGGCCGTTCAAGAATATCTAATTAATGGTATTTCCATCTCCTCTTCCAACATTGCGCCATGATGACCTTTATGTCCAGCATAGTCGTTTTTAAATCTATAGACGTAAACTTTCCTATAGATACCTAAATAATCTGCATGGATATCAATTTTCTCTCCTTTTTCTGCTAATAATCTAAGTTCTTTGACTTTGTCTATCGTGAATACCTTAAAGTTTGGAGAATTTCTCTTCTAGGTATTTTAAATCCTTTCGTCTCTTCATAAATATTGCTCTAGCGTCTCCAAAAGGCGGTAGATGAAACAAAGTCCTTATCTTCATCGAGCATTATTGCATTCTCTGTTTGTATAAATCCGTGATCCGCAGTTATTATTGTGTCGTATCCTTTAGGAATATCCCTTAACATCATTAAAATAACATCTTTTACTGCACGCAAAGTTAGTTCAGCGTAAGGCAAATATCTGTGAGCAGTTAAATTTATGTCAGGAATATAAAGTGTAATGAAATTTACTCCTTTTTCTCCAAAAATTTTAGCTTTATATATTCCGTCCCACAGAGTTCTATGACATTAGTATAGAGCATCTTAGTAAATTCGCTTCCGGCAATGCATTTAGGTAAGATTGAGATACTCTTCTTACTTTTTCCCTGGCTTTTTTGCCTATGTTTTTCACGTTAAAAACTTCCTCCATTGATTTTTCTAAAGCTTTTTAAGTAAATCAACTTCTGACGTTTCTGGCATAGTATACTTCAAAGCGTTTATTACTCCTACCTTATCCACATAAGTGGTGTAACCTAAAATTTTGTGCTCTTCAGGCTTCGTAGCGGTCATGAGCGTAGTTAAAGCTGTTGCCGTAGTTGATGGAAATACAGTGTAAATTTTATTCCTTCTACAGCAGATTTCAAAATGTTATATCCCATTCCATCAATTAATACAAGGAATATTTTATCTGATAAGGTAATATTAGAACAATACTCCTTGTCGCCAACTAACGCGTCCTCTATACTACATGCTACGTTATATAGGTTGTTCCTTGAGTAATCTGGATACATCATTTTAGTAGTATTGGTTTGACAGACATTATTAAATCACACTAAACGTTTTTTACTTAAGAGTAAATAGTTTCATAAATGGAGAAATCGCCTGAAAGTCGACTAAAGATAGTTGCAATTTTGCTTGCGATATCTACTGGAGTATTTTATATTTCTTATGCCTTAATTTTCTATTTTATTTATGTTCTTAAGAATAATTTTTTCATTGAAATGATTTTTCCAGGAACAATAGGAGTATCGTTAGTAACTTTACTTCCAATAGGTTTTTTGACTAGAGGACTAAGAAATACAAATTTTAATATAGGTTACCTAATGTATGTAACTGGTATAATTCTCTTTGAATTTATACCAATTCCTTTCTTAATCTTTCTGGGAAATTTTTTCTTAGGAATAACTTATAGAGATATCGGTAGATTAGAAAAAAATAAAAAATTAGAAAATGCAGGTTGGGTGGCATCAGTTCCCTTTGTTTCATTTATAGGATTTTCGCTTTGTTATGCGTATTATAAATCTCCAGAAGAAGTTGAGAAAGAGGAAGAAAAAAAGAAAGAAATGGAAGAAATTAAGCCATCTCCTGTTCCTTATCAAATAAGAATAGGTAAGATGACAAGCAATGGAGATTTTGAGTTTTCCTTTTATTCTCCTAGAGAAGATAAAATACTTAGCATAAAATTTGAGGATAAGACGATTAATACAGAAATTCCAGTAAAGGTAGGGAAAAACATGGTAAAAAGTAGAGTTCAAATTGATCCCTTAAAAATGATTGCTGGAAATCTCTATAATATAACAATAACATTCAGTAACGGAGAGACGTTCACTGCAGTAGTCGAATATATGCCTTAAGGGTACTACAATGTCATTCGATGTTGCATTAGAGTACTTAAATAAAGCAAAGGAATATCTTAATGCTTCAAGATTATTATTTTCAAATTCGTCATATAATGTTTCATCATTAGCTAGTGGAGTTTCTGCACAACTTGCAATAAAGACACATTTAGGAATAGAAGTTCCTAGAACCCGCGAAATAAGGAAACTATTAAGCATAATTATTGAAGATAGATGATGCCATGATTTTTATGAGATAGAATAGGTATTAATATAAGCTTAGAATGTCTAGTTGGCATAAAGCATCTTTTTCATTAAGGTTTTTAAAACTTTTATATTTAGAAGATAAGCTTACTCAAGTCTCTCTCACGTAGTGAAAGTGTTATCACTAAGATACAAATTCTGGAATTAACTTTTTCCTCTCACAAGACTATTACTAAATGCTACTTAATAATCTCCAGACTGTAATGCTTTTACGTAACTACTAATTATTCTAAATTATTTTTGATTAGTTATATTTATTTATTATATAGTATTTTTATTAATGATCTCCCAATCGATGACTGCTTACGAGGGTGAGAGAAAGGTTAGATGGAGGGATTACAGAGATGCGAGCCCCGTGCCGTTGAACTCCCATGACCTACCTTGGATACACTTTATCATGATTAATAAAAGTGTAGGGACAAACTGTTAATATTTCAACAATCCCTTGTGCTTCAGACTATATATCTTTGGAATGTCTCTAAGACTTCTTTCCAGTTCTTTACTTCCTCGATGGTTCTCTCTCCTCCTTCATAAACTATAATCAAGTCAGCTGTAGGTCCATTCTGCCTTAATACTTTTATCTCCCTTACTTGGTCTAGGGATATCTTCCACTTACCTATCTCAACTCGTTCTGGTGTTATTCTAACGTTTAAATAGGAGTATGACTTTATAACTAGAGTAATTAAAATTATGCCTAAAGCTAACGTTATTGTACCAAATAAGAGTAATTTATTTATGAACAGCCCAACATTAATTAAAACATATATGAGCCAAATGATAACTTGTCCGTAGAGGAACAACTTATCCCCTTTCTTAGTGTGTACTCTCACTGCAAGTGGGGCTTTCACGAGATAAAATTTTGAAAACATAAATAAAACTATAACTACAGTATATAGAGGATCCCTTTTCTTAATTCTAGATTTATTAGCAGCCTTCATGCTGAGGATATAAGTTATGAAGTTCCTTCTATGTCTCTTATTTATCATCACCTCAGTTCCCTACTTTTTATAGTCGAAGCTTCTTAACTCTACAGCTATTCTAAGCCTTAGATCATGCTTTTCGTATTTAATCGTCCTTACCAAGCTGTAGTCCATATGTGTATCTATTCTTCTATTGAGGACTCTTGGGGTTACGTCTAAGTTAAGATTTAGATGGTTCAAGCTGTAGAAAAAGGTAAGTTTAAGGAATAATATTTGAGGAAAGAAATGCTTGACAATATTTACAAGTATTGGAAAGAGATTAAGGAGGCTGTTATAGAAAATGCTCCAGAAGCTAGGCAGTTTCGTTAGGGAAACTTTAGGCCAGACAGTGACAAATAAACGACAGTCCTCGTAAATACACTGAACTTGTGAATTATATTGGAGACAACATTATTAGAGTTTCACGTAGTCACTATGAAGACTTAAGAGAGTTAGTATAAGAAATTCATAGACGTATACAAGGAAATTTAGTACATCAGTTATAAAAAGAAATATATTTAATTGGAAATATTATTCTTAAAATTTCGAAAAGTAAATAATCATGTATGATTGTTAAGAGCATTTGTCCATTTTGTGGAGTAGGCTGCGGAATAGACCTAGAAGTTGAAGGGGGTAAGATAGTAAGGGTCTTGCCTGATAAAACCCACGTCGTGAGTAAAGGGCACTTATGTGGTAAAGGCAGTGTTGCTTTCAAATCTCTTTACGCAGAAGATAGGGTTTTATATCCTTTAAAGAGAGAGGGCGAGAAATTCGTAAGGATTTCGTGGAAAGAAGCCATTGAGGAAATTTATATCAAATTAAACGATATTATTAAAAAATATGGCCCATTCTCCGTAGGCTTTTACGGCGGTTGTCAGAACACTTTGGAAGAAGTTTACTCTTTCATGAAACTGGCTAGGGCGTTGGGGACTAACAATGTAGATTCTTGTGCTAGAGTATGTCACGACCCTTCAGCTATAGCATTAAAGGAAATGTTAGGAGTAGGAGCTTCCTCGACTTCGGTTGTTCAAATTCCTAAAGCTAAAGTCTTGGTCATAGCAGGAGAATCGATAACAGAAAGCCATCCAGTAATATCCCAATACATTGTAGAGCTCAAAAGAAAAGGAGGTAAACTAATAGTTATAGATCCTAGATTAACGGGAATTGCCAAAATTGCCGATCTTTATTTGCAGATTTCTCCTTCTACTGATATATACTTATTTAATGCAGTTGCAAATTATTTAATTTCTAATGGATTAATTGATGAGAATTTTATTAAACAAAGGACGGAAGGCTTTGAAGACTATAAGAGAGTTGTAAGTAAGTATTCCATTGAAGATGCGGAGAAAATTACTGGAATTCCTAGAGAAAAAATAATTGAGTTTGCTAAGCTAATTTCACAGAAACCTGTTATTTTCTCTTGGGGCTTAGGATTAACTCAGTCTTCTGGAGTTAACGGAGTAAGAGCTTTAGTTAATTTAGCGTTGCTGACAGGGAACGTTGGAATAGAAGGGGGAGGGTTAATAGTATATCGTGGCCAGGCTAACGTTCAAGGTTCTGGAGATTTAGTAAAGCCTAATGTATTTCCTAATGGTAAAATGGACGAGTTACATGCTTTACAATTAAAGGAAGTTTGGGGATTTAAACCGCCTATTCAGCCGGGTAAAACAGTTACCGAAGCCTTGTATGGCTCTAATTTAAAAGCAATCTTTTTAATGAACTTTAATCCTGCTAAGAGTTTTCCTAATAGGAAAGTTGTTGAAAAATTCTTATCATCTCTAGACTTGTTAGTCGTAATAGACTCCTTTATGACTGAGACCGCAAAGTTTGCTCATTATATATTGCCTGCAGCAATGTGGGCTGAAAAAGAAGGTTCTGTGACGAGTTTGGACAGGTTAGTAAAGTGGAGGTTTAAAGCTGTTAACCCTCCAGGAGAAGCTAGGCCAGAGCTAGAAATAATAGCGGATTTGGCAAGGAAATTTGGTTTTAATTTCTCATCAGATCCTAAGGAAGTGTTTAATGAGCTAAAAGAGGTATCAATATACTCTAATCTCAACTTTGGAGAAATGACTGACTACTCCTTACCGTCGAGGTACCCGCAAAACGACGAAGTACTTTATAGAGAAAAATTCCTAACTGAAGATGGTAAAGCTCACTTCCGCCCAGTTGAGCAACCAAAGCTTTCTAAAGGCATGATACTAATCACTGGAAGGGAAGTTACTCACTATAATACTGACGAACTAATAGTTAGATCCGGATTTCCAGAAATTCCGTTAGAGGTTTTTATTAACCCAGAAGATGCTACTAGACTGGGAATAAAGGAAGGAGATGAAGTCGAGATCTCTTCGAAATGTGGTTCTGCAAAGGCAAGAGTTAGGCTATCGAGAGACATAATGAGAGGTGTGGCTTTCGCATATATGCATAACACTGAAATAAATTATGTAGTATGTAATGATCTAGATGAAGAGTCAAAAACTCCAAAGTTCAAGTATATTGTGATTAACATAAGGAAATAAATATCCTTTCATTTTCTTTATTCAGTTATACATAATTCTAAGTAACTATTTACAACGGAATATTTATAAATGCACAAATAAGTAACATGTTATATGGTAAAATACTGTCCAAAGTGTGGCTATCCAAACCCTGATGACGCTAAGTTCTGCATGAAGTGTGGATATCAACTTCCTACAATACTTCAACAACCAAGCCCAAACTCTCAACCGCCCTCTATTCCTACAACTCCTCCGGAACGACCAAAAAAAGAATTACCACTGAAGGCTATCATAGGTTTAGTAGTAGCTGTAATAGTTGTGCTAGCAGTTTTCATAGTGGTGTTACCTTTAACTTCACCTCATGGGATCTCCACATTAGCTTCTACTGCACAGAGCAACTTTGGCGGTAGTTGGGTTACTGCCAGATGCCAATCTGGCACAGTAACATATGTGGGAAACGGAGAATACAAAGTAAGTTACTTAAATGGAACAACAATTACTGTTAAAAATATTTCTAATATACCCTTCATTTCGAATTCTTTCTCAAGTACTAGTTCTTTAACTGCCACTTGCAATGTTACTTTTTCTAAGGCAGTTTTTGCCCTAATTAATGGTACAATTAATGGTAATAAGGCTTACATACTTGTTATAGGAGCTTATTGGAACACCACACCAAACCCAATCTACGACTCTTACAATCAAATAAAATCAGAGTTATCCAATAATAGCGGTCTAATTTTATCTGCAAAAGCGTTTTTCAAAGCTGAGGGAATATGCGTCAATGTGTCGATTCATAATGGCATGGTTTATCTTTATATGTCTACATCCAACTCTACTTTCGCCAGGTCTCTGATATCACAAAATCCGGATTCAACTTTAGCTTCACAGCTAAACTTAACTTCTGTTACTGCTCTAGGAGTTTTGGAAGAATTAAATGCTAACGAAGAAATTGGTGTAATTGTTATTAACATGGCTCCTAGCGAGTCTCAAATGATACCACTAGCAAGCCAAGTTGAAGGTTGTTTATAAAGGAACTCTTTTTTAATTCGTCTCTTTTCTCACTACATTTTATTTATCCTTGATTGAAAATCTATAGTAATGGAAAGAGCTTGGAGAGGTTTCGCCATTATTTACGCAAGCAAAAAAGAAATTGCGGAGAGGCTTTGCGAGGAAATAAAGAAGAGGGAAACCCCCTGCTCACTCTTCTCCTACAAAGAGGCAAACTTTAAAAATATTTGGAAGTGTTACGACGGGATAATATTCGCCATGGCGCTAAGCGGGGCAGTTAGGACAATATGCAAGTACGCACAAAGTAAAGATAAAGACCCACCAGTCCTAGCGATAGACGATGAAGGGAAGTTCGTCATACCAATATTGGGGGCACACTGGGGGGCTAACGAGTACGCAGAGGAAATCGCTAAGTTATTGGGATCAATTCCAGTAATTACTACTGCGAGCGAACTATCTAACGTTACAAGCGTGGAGGAATTCGCTAGGCTAGTCAACTGTAAAATACTTAACGTGGAGAACGTGGTTAAAGTGACTTCAGCCCTTTTAAGGGGAGAAGAGGTATGCGTAAAAGGTCTAAAGAAGTTACCCAACGTTAAGGGCAAATACAAAATTGGCGACAACTGTAAGTACTTCATCGTGGTGGGGGAAGAGGATAGAGAAGAGGCAGACAATGTGGTCTACTTAAAACCGTTAAAACTCTCCATAGGGGTAGGAAGTAAGATCGAGGCGGACGAGAAGACAATAGAAGAGGCAATTCTGTTTGCGTTGAATAAGATAAACGCGGATATATCCCAAGTGGAGGTGATTTCTTCAGTTAGAGAAAAAGTGGGGAAAGTCGCAGAAAGGCTAGGTGTTAAATTTAGGTTAATTTCGCTGGAGGAAGTCAACTCCTTTAACGACGAGTGCCTCTCCCCTCAAAGCCAAAAGTTGAAGGAGCTAGGCATAAAGAACGTGGCTGAGGCTTGTGCGTTAATTTCTGCTGGTAAGAACGCCAAGTTAATTTTGAGGAAAATCCCTTATAAAGGAGAAGTAACAGTTTCTATTGCGTCAATTGGTGAGTAGAAGATGACTCTTTACGTTATAGGCGTAGGTCCGGGAGATCCAGAGCTAATAACCCTAAAGGGCATTGAGAAAATAAAGAATGCTGAAGTAGTAACTGGTTGGGGAAGTGTAATAGAAAGGTTCTCAAAATACACTGAAGGCAAAAAAGTGATTCCATTAAATTATAAGGAAGAGTCTAAACTACTTGGCGAAGTTATGAATTTAGCTAAGGATAAAGAGGTTGCATTTTTAAATCATGGGGATCCAGCAGTTTCTGACTATCAACTTTTGGATAAATTGAAAAAGTTAGCTAAAGAATATGGGGTTAGTCTTGAAATAATTCCAGGTGTTTCATCAATAATTAGAGCTTTACAAATAGTTGAAAGGGACTTAACGCAAGTTATAGTGGTAACGTTACATGTAAGGGGAGAAATTAATTATTCAAAGCTTAAGGACTTGATAAAAACAGGAAGGGATTTACTAATTATTCCAGAACCTTATCCCGATGGCGTCAAGAGAATAGCCCTTCAGTTTGAGAAAGAAGACCCAACTTTAACAATTATGGAGAAATTAACATATCCTGACGAGAAGGTCTGGAAATTTAAGTGTAGTGAAATAATAAAAGGGGATATTAAATTTGGGGATTTAACTATAGTTTATGTTCCTTCAGTTACAGAGATGGGGGTTAAGGGGATGAAAGGGGATGGATAGCCCAAGACGTTAATGCGCTCCTCCCCAGCTCAAGTATGAGCAACTAACAATAAGGGACTAGGTGAATGAAAGTCCTCACTCTTCTAATGCTCTGAGCTACCCGAATCGATGAACCGCTTGGGAGGGAACCCTTCAGGAGGAAGTCAGTCGTTCAAAGAATAATATTTATAAAAGACATATTTATATTCTGGATAAGCTATCCATTAATGTGGATACAGCAATTATAATCATAACTCACGGCTCAAGAAGGAATACATTTGTTGAAGATATGGAAGGAGTAACAAAATATATTGAAGACAAGCTACGAATTCCAGTTTATTTATCTCATAACGAATTTACTGAACCAAATTGGAGGAATTTAGTTTCATCTTTACTGGAAAAAGGAATTAACAACTTCATATTCGCTCTAGCTTTTTTAGGTAGAGGGAATCACGTCGCTAAAGACATAATGGGTTCCTTTGGAGTTAACGAATTTTACAAATGGGTGGAAGCCCAGTATGAAGGTAAGAAACTTAAAGTTTATTTCACAAGACCTTTGGCAGATTCTCCGTTAGTTAAGTTGTCGTTACTTTACAGAATATCTTCAGCATTAAGAAAAGACAACTCCTTCAATTTTTTGGAAGACCCTGAGGAAATAGAAGAGAATTCAATGGAATTATCAAGGCAGAAAGTAAGGGAAATAACTGGAAAGGATGGGGAAGAGCTAGAAATAATAAGTAGAGCTGTTTATGCAAGTGGAAACTTGGAGATTGCTAGGCATATTTACATAAGCAAAGACGCAATAGAGATGGGAGTTTCAGCATTAAAGTCCGGTATAGGAATATTAACTGACGTTAAGATGGTTAAGGCAGGATTGAGGTGGAACGCTGAAAATTATTTAGACGATGCAGTAGAGCTTGCTAAAAAATTAAAGATAACTAGAACTGCTGCAGGAATAAGGATAGGACTTTCAAAGGAACCTAAGATAGTAGTTATAGGTAATTCTCCAACCGCATTAGTTGAGGCAATAAAAATGCATGAGGAAGAAGGAGTTGAAATTCCTTTAATAGTTGCGACTCCCCCTGGATTTACTAATGCCGTTGAGGCAAAGGAGAGGTTAATCTCTACTGATATTCCTTGTATAGTACTTAGAGGCAATTACGGAGGAAGTAATATTGCAGTATCAATAATGAATGAAATAATTCGTTATGCGCGTGGTAAAAATGGGTAAAATTTACGTTGTAGGTATAGGTCCAGGAGGAAAGGAAACAAGGACGTTAGAAATGCTAAAGGCTATAAAGGAAAGCGACGTTATAGTTGCTTATACTACTTACGCTAGGTTAATTCAAGACTTGACTGACGGTAAGGAAGTAATAACTGCAAAAATGAAGGAAGAAGTATTTAGGGCAAAAGTTGCAATAGAAAAGGCTTTACAAGGTCACACTGTTGCGGTAGTATCTAGCGGGGACCCACAAGTTTACGGCATGGCCGGTTTAATCTTTGATATGGCTTGTAAAAATAATATTAATGTAGAGATTCAGATAATTCCTGGAATAACTGCAGCAAACGCTGTTGCAGCTAAATTGGGCTCGCCATTATCAATGGATTTTGCGGTGATTAGTCTAAGTGACTTGCTAATTCCTTCAGAGGAAATCCTTAATAGAGTGAGGAAGGCTGCAGAAGGGGACTTTGTTATAGTCTTGTACAATCCTATAAATAAGCCGTTATTATTGGAAGCGATGAGAATTATAAAGGAAGTTAAAGGAACCGATGTTCCAGTAGGTATAGTAAAATCAGCTTATAGGGAAGATGAGGAAATTATGATAGCAACTTTATCTACTTGGGAAAAGTTTTTGAATAAAATAAACATGATTACAACAATTATTGTAGGAAATTCAAAGTCTTATATTTGCAATAATAAAATAATAACACCAAGAGGATACGAAAGGAGGTACGATCTGCACGTCATTGATTCAAACTCTTAAACGATTTGGAATAACCACTGGAGCAGCCGCAGCGGCTGCATCAAAGGCTTCAGTAATTTACCTTGTAAGAGGAGAAAAACCGGATAGTGTAGTAGTTCCTACTCCAATAGGAATAAGGATCGAAATTCCAGTTGAAAAGTATCTTGAGGAAGAAGGTAAGAAGTGTGCTGAAGTGAAGAAATTTTCTGGCGATAATCCAGATATTCTTGATGGCCTAGAAATAATTTCTTGTAGTGAATTTTCTTCTTCTGGAATACAAATTCTAGG comes from the Acidianus infernus genome and includes:
- a CDS encoding precorrin-3B C(17)-methyltransferase, which codes for MGKIYVVGIGPGGKETRTLEMLKAIKESDVIVAYTTYARLIQDLTDGKEVITAKMKEEVFRAKVAIEKALQGHTVAVVSSGDPQVYGMAGLIFDMACKNNINVEIQIIPGITAANAVAAKLGSPLSMDFAVISLSDLLIPSEEILNRVRKAAEGDFVIVLYNPINKPLLLEAMRIIKEVKGTDVPVGIVKSAYREDEEIMIATLSTWEKFLNKINMITTIIVGNSKSYICNNKIITPRGYERRYDLHVIDSNS
- the cbiG gene encoding cobalt-precorrin 5A hydrolase, with product MERAWRGFAIIYASKKEIAERLCEEIKKRETPCSLFSYKEANFKNIWKCYDGIIFAMALSGAVRTICKYAQSKDKDPPVLAIDDEGKFVIPILGAHWGANEYAEEIAKLLGSIPVITTASELSNVTSVEEFARLVNCKILNVENVVKVTSALLRGEEVCVKGLKKLPNVKGKYKIGDNCKYFIVVGEEDREEADNVVYLKPLKLSIGVGSKIEADEKTIEEAILFALNKINADISQVEVISSVREKVGKVAERLGVKFRLISLEEVNSFNDECLSPQSQKLKELGIKNVAEACALISAGKNAKLILRKIPYKGEVTVSIASIGE
- a CDS encoding precorrin-8X methylmutase — translated: MDTAIIIITHGSRRNTFVEDMEGVTKYIEDKLRIPVYLSHNEFTEPNWRNLVSSLLEKGINNFIFALAFLGRGNHVAKDIMGSFGVNEFYKWVEAQYEGKKLKVYFTRPLADSPLVKLSLLYRISSALRKDNSFNFLEDPEEIEENSMELSRQKVREITGKDGEELEIISRAVYASGNLEIARHIYISKDAIEMGVSALKSGIGILTDVKMVKAGLRWNAENYLDDAVELAKKLKITRTAAGIRIGLSKEPKIVVIGNSPTALVEAIKMHEEEGVEIPLIVATPPGFTNAVEAKERLISTDIPCIVLRGNYGGSNIAVSIMNEIIRYARGKNG
- a CDS encoding cobalt-precorrin-7 (C(5))-methyltransferase; its protein translation is MTLYVIGVGPGDPELITLKGIEKIKNAEVVTGWGSVIERFSKYTEGKKVIPLNYKEESKLLGEVMNLAKDKEVAFLNHGDPAVSDYQLLDKLKKLAKEYGVSLEIIPGVSSIIRALQIVERDLTQVIVVTLHVRGEINYSKLKDLIKTGRDLLIIPEPYPDGVKRIALQFEKEDPTLTIMEKLTYPDEKVWKFKCSEIIKGDIKFGDLTIVYVPSVTEMGVKGMKGDG